The sequence below is a genomic window from Lolium perenne isolate Kyuss_39 chromosome 7, Kyuss_2.0, whole genome shotgun sequence.
AGACAACAAAGCAAGCAAGTTCGAGTACATACAGTTAATCAAAATAAAATGGATTGAGGCCTTGAGGGGCACGCACCACACCACGGTCGTCGTCCTTGTATGGGGTACCGTCGCAGCGCTGCGCCTTGCCCCGCTGCATACGGAAGCAAGTGTTCATCTCCAGCTCGGGCCGTCGGCTCCAGTAGTCTTCCAAGCGCGAGTTGAGGTGGAGGATCCTAGGCGAGTCATCGTCGTCAGAGGCGTGCAGGCCGCGCAGCTCGACCGCAAGCTGCGCCACCATCACCGTTCTGTTCCCATTCCCGCTAAGCTCCAGCGCCTCTACGTACTCTGCCCGTGCCGAGCCCGCCGTCCCCACCAGCATCATCGCCGACCCCACCGCCAGGCCACACGGCAGGACCATGGTCGTCTGGCGCTAGCCACCACCGAGCGTGAGCGAGCCGTGGCACTCTCCCATGGCGCCGACGCCCGAGAGGATGGAGTCCATGTCGCCGGAGAATGCGACGGCTTCCTCCCACGGCACGGACCCGCGCGCCCATGCCTCTGCAGCCATGCGCTCGAGCTCGGAGAAGTTTCCCCGCAGTCCCCATCTCCTCCAAGCCCCGCGGAGAGCTTCGTGGTGCCGGAGGATCTCCCGGCGATGCGGCGGCCTTACCCCGCCGCCACAGTAGCAACGGCGCGGCACACGAGGGACGCCGGCTTTACAATTTGGCGCTGCAGCAACTCACCTCCCGCGGCAGCTGAGACCGGATGGCTGGCGACCGCAGCGTCTTCATACCAGCCCATCGCGACGCTCGGCAAAGAAGCACGGGCATCGAGCGGGGTAGGTCCAGCCGCCTCCGGAAGCCGAGCACCCTCGGCTGCCCAGGGAGGGAGAGAAGGACCTGACAGGCCGAACGCCCTCGCGCACTGCCGGACACACGCTTGCGCCGCCACCGGTTCCTAACGCCGTCGGGAATATCTCTTCGGCGCCGCTGCCCCAAATCGGAGTGAGCAAGGAGTGGTGTTCACATGGTGGAGTTGGAGAAAAAGGATCACCGATCCGGTCAAAGCGGTGCCTCTGGCAGGAGCTCCAAACAAATACAGTACACGTGTCTATCATATCCATGCTAAATTGGGACAACTAAGCAAAAAATTAGCCACGCGTCACATGCAAAATTCACGTACCGACAGTTTGTgcaaaatcaagaagcaaatgacAAAAGCATCAAGTGCCTACCCAACGCTCATGCACCATGTAGGACAGGGGACTACCCCACAATCATGTCATGCCACTGTTTCAACCATGTCTCAGCTACGTGCACACAAGCAATGCACCAGAACATATCACCATCAATACACCAGGAAAGGAAAGGATGAAGCTTCACATGTCAAATCAACTCCCTAAAACGCTAAAGAGCACCAAACCATACTTAGAAAAGAATCCATGTAAATCAAATTAACAAAGGAACACACCTGTCAGCTCTAGGTTCATCCAAAAAAAACTCAAAACTCTAGGAAAAATCGAAGTTGTTAAGCTTTAGTATAGTAGTATGAGAGCGGACCTAACATGTGAGTGTTGTCGTAAACGTTTTGGGCTAAGTTAGTACAGCCTTCAGCGATACAACTCCACTCGGCTGCACCTTCATGGGCTGCAATCCACCCCACGCTAGCAACTCAGGGCAGGCTATGAgcatcttagggcatctccaacgcgggtACGCAAAAGGTAAAACGGATACCGGCGTGCGTCAGTTTGGGTAAAAACGCGTTCCAACGCGCAGACCCAAATGCAAAACGGACTGTCCGTGAGGTCCGGCACGACCCAAAGCCGGCTTAAATTTGGGAGGCTTTTGCGTCCTCCCGGACGACTTGGTGCGGCTGTGGACATCCGTTTATATCCGCCCGACCCCACATCTTCTCTCTCCTCTGTTTCTTTCTCCCATGGAGATGGCCGAAATAGCCACCGGATTTTGACCGGCCTGACCAACTGCCGCCGTTGCACACGTCGGCCGCACCTCGGCGCCGACTCCTCACTTTTTTTCATCCATGCCGGAAGTTGCTACTTCCAAAAAGAGCTCCGGCGACAAACCTCGTCGACGGCGCGGGCACGGGCGCCGGCCGCGCGAGCCATGGGCGTGGGCGGAGCTCGCCGCGAGCACGGGCGCGGAACGGACGCCGGCCGCGCGAGCCACGCCGCCGTGGGCGGAGCTCGCCGCGACGGAGGCCGTACGTACGGGGACGGCGTGGGCGCCGCCGGCCGCGTCGGCCACGCGCGGCACGGCGAGGGCGCGCTGCGTGGGCACGAGGCGAGGAGGCGCCGGCCGCGTCGGCCACGCGCGGACAGCGAGGCGCCGCCGGCCGCGTCGGCCACGTGCGGGCACGGGCGAGCCACGGCCGTGCTCCTCGCCCACGACGCGCCGTACAGCCCACGGAGTGCCGCGCGGGCACCGTCCCGCCGCACCTCGCCGGCCTCGCCTCGACCGCGCCTCACCGGCCTTGCCTTGCCCGCGCCGTGCCGTTGCCGGCCTCGCCTCGACCGCGCCGCGCCTTGCCGGGCCGCGTCGTCGCCGGCCTCACCTCGCCCGCGCCTCGccagcctcgccgtcgccggcctcGCCACGCCAGCCGCGTGAGCCCCCCCGGCCGCCCCGCGTTGCAGCTCCGCCCGCGCAGTCGCTCCGCCGACGGCGTGCGCGCTCGCCCTGGCTCCCGCTGGCCGCGCCTCGACGGCGTCCGCGCGCCGTGCCCAGCCCCGCGCCGCCCTCACCCGCCACGGCCGAGCTCCGTGCTCCGCCCGCGCCTCGGGCCGCCGGCGGCCGCGCCTCGCCACAACGCGAGCGGCGCCTCGACGGCATCCGCCGGCCTCGCCTCGCCACGGCTCCCGTTCGCCCGCGCTCGAGCTCCACGCCGCGCCGCCGTGCCGAGCCCCCACCACGCGCCTCGGGCCGCCGCCGGCCTCGCCTCGCCACGGCTCCCGCTCGCCCGCGCTCCGAGCTCCGCCCTGTGCCGCTTCTCTCTGGCCGTGGACATAGGTGCAGTATACTGTTCTGTTTGGGTCGTGTGTGCGGTTGGGGAATACAAATAAAGACGGACGTATGTGTGCGTCCGCGCGACATCCGTGTGTCCGCGGGACGACCCAAACGGATGAAATACACCGTCCGTTTGGGTCAcatggttggagatgcccttatctgCTTGGATCTGGTAACTGCAACAGTGCCTATCTCTTTCTGGACCTTTAATCAACCGTACAAGCACCTGACTGGACGAATAGACTACACAATCATTGGATCAATTCTCCCAGAAAAATTCCCAATCGATCCCCACATCATCTAGCTTACAAATGAGATAAATCTGCGAGCGGCCGCGCCCATCGTCTTCAGGTTCAGgttgtccggcgagcggcggagcAGCAGCCTAGGATCACCAACTGGATCTGGATGCCCTCCAAGGATGGCGGATCATCCCTGAGCTAGCCGAGCGAGGGGCCTCGCATCCCACGCGGGTGAGCGTCGATCCGGGGACTTCCGTCCGTCGAATTTGTGTAATCTATTTGATGGGAGTTTTTGTTGGATTTCTGTGGGAATCAACCTGGAGGAGTCGGGCTATATATATAGTTGGATTGTTCGGGAAGAATCGAATTTGTTGCAAACACGCGGGGTCTGCGCGGACACGATGCGGGGAAAGGAAGGAGCCAGAGAGGAACTTCCAGATCCTGGCGGAGTCCCTGTGTTGCGCGGACGCGATAGGGAAGGGAAGGGAGCAGAGTTCTTCGTGGGTAGTGCAAATAATAATGAAGGGAAAATCTACAGATCAGCGCCGCATAGTTGTGCCTACCGTGCGGCGGTTCCTATTAGAAAAAATCGCATCGCTCCTCTTAGGACGGATCACCACCTAATCCCCACCTGTCCAACCCCCACCTTATCCTGAGGCTTCGACCACAAACACGAGCACGGCACCGAGTGGAAAACAAGAGAAGCAAGCCGCCGAGCACAGAGCCGCGTGGCGGCGTGGAGGCCGCCGTCGCCACTCGGCCGCCGCCTCGCGCCGAGCATGAAGCAGCGAGGAGGCCGCCCCCGAGCACGCCGAGCACGGAGCCGCGCGGGAGGCCGCCGTCGCCACACGGCCGCCGCCTCGGCCGAGCATGGAGCATCAGGGAGGCTGCCGCCGGTGGCAAGCACGAAGCGGcggcgagacgccgccgccaccgagcaCGAAGCAGCGTTAGAAAGCcgtgtcaccgccatgtacggagcTGCGGCGAAGGCGGCCGCCGTCGAGCGCGGAGCAGGCTAGAAGCCGCCGTCGCTGCGAAGTACGGAGTTGCGGTGAAGCCGGCGCGGCCGAGCACATCGAGCCACGGCCCCCAATAGTCATGTACCCGTCGTCCTCTCGATTTCTTTTTGGCTGACATATTCCTTGATTTCTCCATGCGAACCTGGAGGGACTCCATTTACATGTGCATCAATTTGTTCGTGGACGATGGACTTCTCGCAATACGGCTACAGATTTTGAAGTCTAGAACCTGATTACTAGGCTTAATTAAACTGCCAATTTAGCTTAATGAATCTGGCAATTTTCTTGTCATCCAGTACTCCAGTCCAACCGGGAGAGTGAGGTTAATTAATCTGGCAATTAGGACCAATTAATTTTGCAATTAGTAAAAATTTAACATACCAATTAATTAATCTGGCAATTAGGAGTAATTTTTTCAATAATTGGGAAGTTAATAACAACTAATCTGATAATTAAGAATAGTTAATCAGGCAGTTAGTAATCTGGTGACTAAACATAATTAATATGGAAGTTACTAACGGCAATTTGTGATCTTAATGGTTTAAGGAGACATGCCTGTCATGATTTTTATACTAATTTCAGTGTACTATCGCATCGTCGGGAGCTTCATGTTTGGGAATTTTTTTACTACATGTCTTTGCTTTTGTGTCCGAAGACATGCAATTTTTTATGGCGAGACGTTCATGATTACACATACATGTGGTTAGACATGACATATTGACATGCATGCGCTCCTGATTTGACAAAAGCATGCCACGACATGCTAACCTACCAACCTTGCCTAGCCTTTTCCAGAATAACACCCGTATGCGTATATTTTAGATGGTTTGCCACCCGCCGCACAGATCGACTCCCGTGCGGCGCCGCCTGGTAGTCCGGTCCTACATAGAAACGTCATCGGTGTGTTCTTCTCTACGTGTGCGCGTGTGGGGCGAGACTTGACCTTGAAGGGTTCAACTGAAGTTGCTGCCTATGTGCAAATAAACGAGATACCCGTGAGAGTACATTACGTATGAGGCTTGATTTGACAGATCCTAACCTGACCTGGTTCCACTAATTAATCGGTCCTAATAACAGATCGATGTAGACGGTTCACATCTTGGTGATATAAAAAGACACGCGATGCTTACTTCTACAACCACGTACGTCTGGTCAAAGAGTTAAACTTAATTAGCTTTTGGAGAACATTTCATCAAATTCGAACGACAAGAAAAGAAGAGTGATCAAAGCTCAATGTAGGTATGCAAGACCGAAGAGAAAAGGAAGGAAGCCATCTTTTCCGTCCATTAGTTTCACTTCTCTTGCATGGGAAAACTAGAGAAAAACGTATTGGGAAAATGTTTTCTGTTTTAAACAAAAAAAACTCAGGAATTTTACGATCTTCGTGGGACTTTTTTAGAACTCCAACTCACGATGAAGGGTACCAATGTATCTAACTGTTGGCACAATAACATTCAAATCATATCTTTTGCTAGTGATATGTATTTGATTGAACTATGGTCATTAAGATTCTAACTTTCTCCTATTCCCATGATTCAAACGCTTGTATTTCGTATTCGTGGGATTTTAAAAGTGCAAAAATAGGATTATGCCAATGTCATGTCCACTTAAATCCTATATGATTCCTTTGCAAAAACTAAGAACTACTTCCAAGAGATTTGAGTGGATGGAACAATTCTTCGGAGATACAGTGCAAATAAATCCTTATAGAAAATCATACAATATTCAATACTGCTATTTCTGAGATCCGGTCGGTTTTCGTGTTCGTTGGTGTGGTTTCAGGTCAGTATCTTATGATCTACGGTTTTCATCTTTGGCGACGGTTGCTACTTTGTTGCGTTGGTCCTTTGGGCCCTTAGCATGACAATTTCACATTTATCTACTACAACAAGCGCTACTACGATAAGCTTGCATGGCTTCGGTGATGGAGGAGCGAGGACGGCGACGCGCCTTCGGCTCGCGTTAGTGCGTATAGTCGTTGCTAGGTGGTCCAAATACCTACTTGTATTTTTTGTTACTTTTAGGTCTTATTGTACAactattgatgattattaatagattgaTGGAATTATcgcaaaaaaatccaacaatTGAAGTAGAAAATTTGTTAATGATTCCTACAAAAATCAGTTGAATCGAAGAGGCGAGGAATTGCATAGATGACTAACAGGATTGTATTCAAAACATTTTTTTCCTATAGAATCTTTTTGGTTGTTaggattataagccaatattcctTTCGGTGTACAttaatttcacacaattcaaaaaGGAAATCCATGGAAACCGACTTCATGGgatatgattttattttttcatTTATGATAACTATATGGTATGAATCTAATCCTATAGAAAAGTTCTTGTGTTTTCGACGCGGTGAGACCAAACAACATTTGCCGCGCGTGTATCTGATTTCAATTAATGCAGTATTCAGTATTCATGATATTTCTTTTTTGCGGGCAGTATTCATGATATTTCAACCATACATTTTATCTTGCATCGCGTTTGTTGAATCCTATGGACCAAAAGAGCCCTTCCTTCACATGATTATTATCCTTTCAATCGTCTATTTATTTTACACACATACTCCTTTTTTTTTGCGGAACACACATACTCCTAACATATATGTCTTCAGTTTTGTTCCCACATTTTGGGAGTTCTTCGAATCAAGGATGCCCTGGCCGGAGAGAGAAAGCAGTTGCGGGTGGATGATGTCCCAGAAGGCTTGGATTGCACAGATTAGTGCCCTCTGTTAACCTAGAGTGAGATTTATATATTCATCAACCAAGTGGCATCTGACATGAAAGCAAGCAGGCACGTACAAAATGAGTTGCATGATATACGAGTGGCGACGCCACTTTGGGATGGAAGCCATGTTCAGTGTTCACCCACCGTTGCAAAGCTAGCTTTACGCCTTTACCATGAGGCGGCGCGTGATTTGCACAGCTAAAGGCACCGATCAAACCTTTCAGTATTTTACAACAAAGATGAAGCAACGGAGCAAGCATTTGAGAGaggaagatttttttttttttttttgaaaatagaGAGGAAGATAATAATCTCAAAGAGAATGACAGCAACGTGACCACAGTTTATTCAGACAAACCGAATCTTTGGAAAAGAATTCAGACAGGCCAAACTTTCATTGAGCTTTACGACTTATGGGCTTGTTGCACT
It includes:
- the LOC127314234 gene encoding hydroxyproline O-galactosyltransferase GALT2-like, giving the protein MVLPCGLAVGSAMMLVGTAGSARAEYVEALELSGNGNRTVMVAQLAVELRGLHASDDDDSPRILHLNSRLEDYWSRRPELEMNTCFRMQRGKAQRCDGTPYKDDDRGVNNRNIFNEGTQSIQKLWPHQKDSNRPSLEATA